A single region of the Hyphomicrobiales bacterium genome encodes:
- the rnc gene encoding Ribonuclease 3 encodes MALDSPVEPAVHACEVMKTKNAGLGAIEDRIGYRFGRRDLLVQALTHISAVPSDKAHTYQRLEFLGDRVLGLAVSDMLFRAFPDAEEGELSRRLAELVRRESCAEVAVTWGVSDHVRLGDGEIAAGAQQNAAILADICEAIVGAAFVDGGAAAAQGIVERAFGERLHAPRRPLRDAKTALQEWAQGRGLPTPSYVVASRSGPDHAPHFRIAVMVRGMTPAEGAGTSKRVAEQAAAREFLVREQIWTTDGT; translated from the coding sequence ATGGCCCTGGACAGTCCGGTGGAGCCGGCTGTTCACGCCTGTGAAGTGATGAAGACAAAGAACGCAGGTCTCGGCGCCATCGAGGATCGCATCGGCTATCGCTTCGGCCGCCGTGATCTTCTGGTCCAGGCATTGACCCACATCAGCGCCGTGCCGTCCGACAAGGCGCACACCTATCAGCGCCTGGAGTTTCTCGGTGACCGCGTGCTCGGCCTGGCGGTTTCGGATATGCTGTTCCGCGCATTTCCCGATGCCGAGGAGGGAGAGCTTTCGCGCCGTTTGGCTGAACTCGTCCGTCGTGAGAGCTGCGCGGAAGTCGCCGTCACGTGGGGCGTGAGCGACCATGTGCGGCTCGGCGATGGCGAGATTGCCGCGGGCGCCCAGCAAAACGCGGCCATCCTTGCCGATATCTGTGAGGCCATCGTCGGCGCGGCCTTTGTGGACGGCGGGGCGGCAGCCGCGCAAGGTATCGTGGAGCGCGCCTTCGGCGAACGCCTGCATGCGCCGCGCCGCCCGCTGCGCGATGCCAAGACCGCCTTGCAGGAATGGGCGCAAGGGCGTGGGCTGCCGACGCCGAGCTACGTCGTTGCAAGCCGGTCCGGACCGGATCATGCTCCGCATTTCCGTATCGCGGTCATGGTACGCGGCATGACGCCGGCCGAAGGCGCCGGCACCTCGAAACGCGTGGCTGAACAGGCCGCGGCACGGGAATTTCTCGTGCGTGAACAGATCTGGACGACTGATGGTACCTGA
- the ugpA gene encoding sn-glycerol 3-phosphate ABC transporter membrane subunit UgpA, producing MTSRVIFPHKVLPYLLLVPQIAITLVFFYWPASQALRQSALREDPFGLATTFVGLANFRQVLSDPDYIGSVQTTIIFSAATALIPMAIALVLAVMADKVIKGRGFYRTLMIWPYAVAPAIAGMLWLFLFNPTIGTFAYMLRRSGYDWDPLLNGNQAMMLVILAAAWKQISYNFLFFVAGLQAIPKSLLEAAAVDGAREMKRFWTIVFPLLAPTSFFLLVVNTVYAFFDTFGIIHAVTGGGPGKATETLVYKVYNDGFVNLMLGSSAAQSVILMGIVIALTAIQFRYVERKVHYA from the coding sequence GTGACGTCACGAGTGATCTTTCCCCACAAGGTGCTGCCCTATCTGCTGCTGGTGCCGCAGATCGCCATCACGCTGGTCTTTTTCTACTGGCCGGCGTCCCAGGCGCTTCGGCAGTCGGCCTTGCGCGAGGACCCCTTCGGTCTTGCCACCACCTTTGTCGGTCTCGCCAATTTCCGGCAGGTCCTTAGCGATCCCGACTATATCGGCTCGGTTCAGACAACGATCATCTTCTCCGCCGCGACAGCCTTGATACCCATGGCGATCGCGCTCGTGCTGGCTGTCATGGCCGACAAGGTGATCAAGGGCAGGGGCTTCTACCGCACGCTCATGATCTGGCCCTATGCGGTCGCACCCGCCATCGCCGGCATGCTGTGGCTCTTCCTGTTCAACCCGACCATCGGCACCTTCGCCTATATGCTGCGGCGCTCTGGCTATGATTGGGATCCGCTGCTCAACGGCAACCAGGCCATGATGCTTGTCATTCTGGCCGCTGCCTGGAAACAGATCAGCTATAATTTCCTGTTCTTTGTCGCAGGGTTGCAGGCGATTCCTAAGAGCTTGCTCGAGGCGGCGGCGGTGGACGGCGCCCGCGAGATGAAGCGCTTCTGGACCATCGTTTTCCCGCTTCTCGCGCCGACGAGCTTCTTCCTGCTTGTGGTGAACACCGTCTACGCCTTCTTCGACACCTTCGGCATCATCCACGCCGTCACCGGCGGCGGGCCGGGCAAGGCGACGGAGACGCTGGTCTACAAGGTGTACAACGACGGGTTCGTCAATCTGATGCTCGGCAGTTCGGCCGCCCAGTCGGTCATCCTCATGGGCATCGTCATCGCCCTCACCGCGATCCAGTTCCGCTATGTCGAGCGCAAGGTGCATTATGCCTGA
- the ugpB gene encoding sn-glycerol 3-phosphate ABC transporter periplasmic binding protein — translation MTLRGFIPGFATALALTVSGPALAATEISWWHAMTGANNQVVETLAKEFNESQSDYKVVPVFKGTYPETLNAGIAAFRAKQPPHIMQVFDAGTGVMMGAQGAVKPVADVLTEAGAKFDKSQYLPGIVAYYSKPDGTMLSFPYNSSSSILYYNKDAFQKAGLDANAPPKTWKEVFEAARKIKSSGAAPCGFTSTWLTWIQLETFSAWNNVSYGTKENGLAGLDVELKINAPIFVNHFQTIADLAKEGVFRYGGRTSEAKNLFLSGECAIMTESSGGLGDVLKSGLNFGTGQLPYDSTAQGAPQNTIPGGASLWVFAGHKPEEYKGVAAFFQFLSKTDIQARLHQVSGYLPVTLAAYDATKKSGFYEKNPGRETPILQMMGKAPTENSKGVRLVNLPQVRDIENEEFEKMLAGQQTAQQALDNAVKRGNAAIKQAIGQ, via the coding sequence ATGACACTGCGCGGTTTCATTCCGGGCTTCGCGACGGCGCTTGCGCTGACCGTATCCGGTCCGGCCCTTGCGGCGACTGAAATTTCCTGGTGGCATGCCATGACTGGCGCCAACAACCAGGTGGTCGAGACCCTCGCGAAGGAATTCAACGAGAGCCAGAGCGATTATAAGGTGGTGCCGGTCTTCAAGGGCACCTATCCCGAGACGCTGAATGCCGGCATCGCCGCCTTCCGCGCCAAGCAGCCGCCCCACATCATGCAGGTGTTCGATGCCGGCACGGGCGTCATGATGGGCGCGCAGGGCGCCGTGAAGCCGGTGGCGGATGTGCTGACCGAGGCTGGCGCCAAGTTCGACAAGAGCCAGTACCTGCCGGGCATCGTCGCCTATTATTCCAAGCCCGACGGCACCATGCTGTCGTTCCCCTACAACTCCTCCTCGTCGATCCTCTATTACAATAAGGACGCGTTCCAGAAGGCGGGCCTTGACGCCAACGCCCCGCCGAAGACCTGGAAGGAGGTGTTCGAGGCGGCCCGCAAGATCAAGTCGAGCGGCGCGGCCCCTTGCGGCTTCACCTCCACCTGGCTGACGTGGATTCAGCTCGAGACCTTCTCGGCTTGGAACAACGTTTCCTACGGCACCAAGGAGAACGGCCTCGCTGGCCTCGATGTCGAGCTGAAGATCAACGCCCCGATCTTCGTCAACCATTTCCAGACGATTGCCGACCTCGCCAAGGAAGGCGTGTTCCGGTATGGCGGCCGCACCTCGGAAGCCAAGAATCTCTTTCTCTCGGGCGAATGCGCCATCATGACGGAATCATCGGGCGGTCTCGGCGATGTGCTGAAGTCCGGCCTGAATTTCGGCACCGGCCAACTGCCTTATGATTCCACGGCGCAGGGCGCTCCGCAGAACACCATCCCCGGTGGCGCGAGCCTCTGGGTTTTCGCGGGCCACAAGCCGGAAGAGTACAAAGGCGTTGCCGCCTTCTTCCAGTTCCTGTCGAAGACCGACATTCAGGCGCGCCTGCACCAGGTGTCCGGCTATCTGCCGGTTACACTCGCGGCCTATGACGCGACCAAGAAGTCGGGCTTCTATGAGAAGAACCCCGGCCGTGAGACGCCGATCCTGCAGATGATGGGTAAGGCGCCGACGGAAAATTCCAAGGGCGTGCGGCTCGTCAACCTGCCGCAGGTCCGTGATATCGAGAACGAGGAGTTCGAGAAGATGCTCGCCGGCCAGCAGACCGCGCAGCAGGCTCTCGACAATGCCGTGAAGCGTGGCAACGCCGCCATCAAGCAGGCGATCGGCCAGTAA
- a CDS encoding GCN5-related N-acetyltransferase: MKPTSRDIEALEQRAFNAWPARQSVMSGGWLFRLADGYTKRANSANALVSGAAFDGVMAEAEAVYRRHGLPAVFRLSPLAPPEADRQLEAAGYLHFDPSLVLHMPLDAATANAAGFSTHDGPPQIDGRPTAAWLAGFAAANGVSASRRRSHDAIIESIAMPAAFATLRDRGEPVGFGLAVYERAAVGLFDIVIAPEHRGRGYGRALVAALMAWGRKAGADRAYLQVRAENDGARRLYDRIGFREAYRYHYRMPGS; this comes from the coding sequence GTGAAGCCGACCTCGCGTGACATCGAGGCGTTGGAGCAGCGCGCCTTCAATGCCTGGCCAGCGCGCCAGTCCGTCATGTCCGGCGGCTGGCTGTTCCGTCTCGCAGACGGCTACACCAAGCGCGCCAACTCCGCCAACGCGCTCGTCTCCGGAGCCGCCTTCGATGGCGTGATGGCGGAAGCCGAGGCCGTCTACCGAAGGCACGGGCTGCCGGCGGTTTTCCGCCTGTCGCCGCTCGCTCCGCCCGAGGCCGACAGGCAACTCGAGGCCGCAGGTTATCTGCATTTCGACCCGTCGCTCGTCCTGCACATGCCGCTGGATGCGGCGACCGCAAACGCGGCCGGCTTCAGCACCCATGATGGCCCTCCGCAGATCGACGGGAGGCCGACGGCCGCATGGCTTGCCGGCTTCGCTGCCGCGAACGGCGTCTCCGCATCACGACGGCGAAGCCACGACGCTATCATCGAATCCATCGCTATGCCGGCCGCCTTCGCGACCCTGCGTGATCGCGGGGAGCCGGTCGGCTTCGGGCTTGCGGTCTATGAACGCGCGGCCGTGGGGTTGTTCGATATCGTCATCGCCCCCGAACACCGTGGACGGGGATATGGTCGCGCACTCGTCGCGGCGCTGATGGCTTGGGGACGGAAGGCTGGTGCTGACCGCGCCTATCTGCAGGTTCGCGCCGAAAATGACGGCGCGCGCCGCCTCTATGATCGCATCGGCTTCCGGGAAGCCTATCGCTACCACTACCGGATGCCCGGCTCTTAA
- the ugpC gene encoding sn-glycerol 3-phosphate ABC transporter ATP binding subunit has product MATVALKTVRKVYAGGMEAVKGVELSVPDGALCVLVGPSGCGKSTLLRMIAGLEDITTGTIEIDGRVVNALEPAERDIAMVFQNYALYPHMSVYDNMAYGLRNRGTPKPEIERKVREAARMLELGSLLDRRPRQLSGGQRQRVAMGRAIVRDPKVFLFDEPLSNLDAKLRGQMRVEIRRLQRDLGVTSIYVTHDQLEAMTLADVLVVMNSGRIEQVGAPLDVYEEPATTFVASFIGAPPMNLLAPDRLSAVGAALEGVLPAGAVTVGIRPEDLGTPEMKPERGITFDVTIDVLEPVGAESYLYARIQDAPIVVRLPGRAAVPETGKLKVAAPFDKLHFFDADGKRVQADASAQKAAAGASRSSQRV; this is encoded by the coding sequence ATGGCGACAGTTGCTCTGAAGACGGTGCGCAAGGTCTATGCGGGTGGCATGGAAGCGGTGAAGGGCGTTGAGCTCAGCGTTCCCGATGGCGCGCTCTGCGTGCTCGTCGGTCCGTCCGGCTGCGGCAAGTCCACCCTGCTGCGCATGATCGCCGGGCTCGAGGACATCACCACCGGCACCATCGAGATCGACGGCCGCGTGGTGAATGCGCTGGAGCCGGCGGAGCGGGACATCGCCATGGTGTTTCAGAACTACGCGCTCTATCCGCATATGAGCGTCTACGACAACATGGCCTATGGCCTGCGCAACCGTGGCACGCCGAAGCCGGAGATCGAGCGCAAGGTGCGCGAGGCCGCCCGCATGCTCGAGCTCGGCTCCTTGCTCGACCGCAGGCCGCGCCAGCTCTCCGGCGGCCAGCGTCAGCGTGTCGCCATGGGCCGCGCCATCGTCCGTGATCCCAAGGTCTTCCTGTTCGACGAGCCGCTGTCGAACCTTGATGCGAAGCTGCGTGGCCAGATGCGCGTCGAGATCCGTCGCCTGCAGCGCGATCTCGGCGTCACCAGCATCTATGTGACGCACGATCAGCTCGAGGCGATGACGCTCGCCGATGTCCTCGTCGTCATGAACAGCGGGCGGATCGAGCAGGTGGGGGCGCCGCTCGATGTCTATGAGGAGCCCGCGACGACCTTCGTGGCGAGCTTCATCGGCGCCCCACCCATGAACCTGCTGGCCCCGGATCGCCTTTCGGCCGTTGGTGCCGCGCTTGAAGGCGTTTTGCCGGCGGGCGCCGTGACCGTCGGCATCCGGCCGGAGGATCTGGGAACCCCGGAGATGAAACCCGAACGCGGCATTACTTTCGATGTAACAATCGATGTTCTGGAACCCGTGGGGGCTGAGAGCTATCTCTACGCGCGCATCCAGGATGCGCCGATCGTCGTGCGCCTGCCGGGACGAGCGGCCGTACCCGAGACCGGCAAGCTCAAGGTCGCGGCCCCTTTCGACAAGCTGCATTTCTTCGATGCCGACGGCAAAAGGGTGCAGGCGGATGCCTCTGCTCAGAAAGCGGCAGCGGGGGCATCGCGTTCATCCCAGCGGGTATGA
- the era gene encoding 30S ribosomal subunit maturation GTPase Era, with protein MVPENESGAVNDSPDNAGQEATRCGFVALIGSPNSGKSTLLNQLVGAKVSIVSRKVQTTRALVRGITIDGAAQLIFVDTPGIFKPKRRLDRAMVTSAWGGAGDADVLALLLDARKGLDEESSAILDKLPDLRQPKMLILNKIDLIARQSLLALAADLNARVKFDETFMVSALTGDGVPHLRSTLGGLMPAGPWLYPEDQISDAPLRMLAAEITREKLFERLHDELPYAVTVETDQWKVQKDGSARIEQTIFVERESQRKIVLGKGGQTIKSIGSAARHDITEAAETKVHLFLFVKVRENWGDDPERYREMGLEFPRGG; from the coding sequence ATGGTACCTGAGAACGAAAGTGGCGCAGTGAACGATAGCCCGGACAACGCGGGCCAGGAGGCAACGCGCTGCGGCTTCGTCGCCCTCATCGGTTCGCCCAATTCCGGCAAATCGACGCTGCTCAACCAGCTCGTCGGTGCCAAGGTGTCGATCGTCTCGCGCAAGGTGCAGACGACGCGGGCGCTGGTGCGCGGCATAACCATCGACGGCGCCGCGCAGCTCATCTTCGTCGACACGCCCGGCATCTTCAAGCCGAAGCGCCGTCTCGACCGGGCGATGGTGACCTCGGCATGGGGCGGCGCGGGCGATGCCGACGTGTTGGCGCTGCTGCTCGATGCCCGCAAGGGGCTCGACGAGGAGAGCTCCGCCATCTTGGATAAGCTGCCGGACCTGCGGCAGCCGAAGATGCTCATCCTCAACAAGATCGATCTGATCGCCCGGCAATCGCTGCTGGCATTGGCTGCCGATCTCAACGCCCGCGTCAAGTTCGACGAGACTTTCATGGTCTCGGCGCTGACCGGCGACGGCGTGCCCCATCTGCGCTCGACCCTCGGTGGCCTGATGCCCGCCGGGCCCTGGCTCTATCCGGAGGACCAGATCTCGGATGCGCCGCTCAGGATGCTCGCGGCCGAGATCACGCGCGAGAAGCTGTTCGAGCGCCTGCACGACGAACTGCCTTACGCAGTCACCGTCGAAACCGACCAGTGGAAGGTGCAGAAGGACGGCTCGGCGCGTATTGAGCAGACGATATTCGTTGAGCGCGAAAGCCAGCGCAAGATCGTGCTCGGCAAGGGCGGACAGACCATCAAGTCGATCGGCTCGGCGGCGCGCCACGACATCACGGAGGCGGCCGAGACCAAGGTCCACCTCTTCCTGTTCGTGAAGGTGCGCGAGAACTGGGGCGATGACCCCGAGCGCTATCGCGAGATGGGGCTGGAGTTCCCCCGGGGCGGTTGA
- the sseA gene encoding 3-mercaptopyruvate sulfurtransferase has protein sequence MGDFPALVSTAWLADNLGAADLVVIDGSWYLPTEGRDADAEYQAGHIPGAVRFDVDAISDTTSNLPHMLPTPENFAKAMGALGVSNAARIVVYDGAGLFSAARVRWTLKVFGADKVAVLDGGLPQWKAENRPLETGVAKRAAASFAATFDAGQVADASRVLGSLKTKTAQVVDARAAARFRGDAPEPRPGVRAGHMPGARNVPFSDLIENGRLKAPEAITATFAKAGVDLDKPVITSCGSGVTAAVLALALETAGKPVAGLYDGSWSEWGSREDLPIATGEAE, from the coding sequence GTGGGTGATTTTCCGGCTCTCGTCAGCACAGCATGGCTCGCCGATAACCTGGGCGCGGCTGATCTCGTGGTTATCGACGGCTCCTGGTATTTGCCGACAGAGGGCCGTGACGCGGATGCCGAATATCAGGCCGGCCACATTCCCGGTGCCGTCCGCTTCGATGTCGACGCGATCAGCGACACCACGTCGAACCTGCCGCATATGCTGCCGACCCCGGAGAATTTCGCCAAGGCAATGGGTGCGCTTGGCGTCTCCAACGCCGCGCGCATCGTCGTTTATGACGGCGCCGGGCTGTTCTCGGCAGCGCGCGTCCGCTGGACGCTGAAAGTCTTCGGCGCCGACAAGGTCGCCGTGCTCGATGGCGGACTGCCGCAGTGGAAGGCGGAGAACCGACCGCTCGAAACTGGCGTCGCCAAGCGGGCGGCAGCGAGCTTCGCTGCCACGTTCGATGCGGGACAGGTCGCGGACGCATCCCGTGTGCTCGGCAGTCTCAAGACCAAAACGGCCCAGGTCGTCGATGCCCGCGCTGCCGCCCGCTTCCGTGGCGACGCTCCGGAGCCGCGCCCGGGTGTCCGGGCCGGCCACATGCCGGGAGCCCGCAACGTCCCGTTCAGCGATCTCATCGAGAACGGCCGGCTCAAGGCCCCGGAGGCGATCACCGCCACCTTCGCCAAGGCTGGCGTCGATCTCGACAAGCCGGTGATCACGAGTTGCGGCTCGGGCGTCACCGCAGCCGTTCTGGCGCTGGCACTGGAGACCGCCGGCAAGCCCGTGGCCGGGCTCTATGACGGCTCATGGTCGGAATGGGGCAGCCGCGAGGATCTGCCGATCGCCACCGGCGAGGCGGAATAA
- the ugpE gene encoding sn-glycerol 3-phosphate ABC transporter membrane subunit UgpE: protein MPERAKNKRTWLSHAVLIVGILVVVFPIYYTFVASTLSLQQILRPPLQLVPGGHFLDNYYEALFGGLGRVGGVNVWRLLINTSIVALAVAVGKIVISILSAYAIVFFRFPFRMTFFWLIFITLMLPVEVRILPTYKVMVDLGLIDTYTGLTLPLMASATATLLFRQFFMTIPGELLEAARVDGAGPWRFFFDFVLPLSKTNIAALFVILFIYGWTQYLWPLLVTNSNDMNTIIIALRKMISYADADTQWHLVMVTTIFAILPPVAVVVLMQRWFVKGLVETEK from the coding sequence ATGCCTGAGCGCGCCAAGAACAAGAGAACCTGGCTCAGCCATGCCGTGCTGATCGTCGGCATCCTGGTGGTCGTTTTCCCGATCTACTACACCTTCGTGGCGTCGACCCTCTCCCTGCAGCAGATCCTGCGGCCGCCGCTGCAGCTCGTGCCGGGCGGCCATTTCCTCGACAACTACTACGAGGCGTTGTTTGGCGGGCTCGGCCGCGTCGGCGGGGTCAATGTCTGGCGCCTCCTGATCAATACGTCGATCGTCGCGCTCGCCGTCGCGGTCGGCAAGATCGTCATATCGATCCTGTCCGCCTATGCGATCGTCTTCTTCCGCTTTCCGTTCCGGATGACGTTTTTCTGGCTGATCTTCATCACCCTGATGCTGCCGGTCGAAGTGCGCATTCTGCCGACCTACAAGGTCATGGTGGATCTCGGGCTCATCGACACCTACACGGGCCTCACCCTGCCCCTGATGGCCTCGGCCACGGCGACGCTTTTGTTCCGCCAGTTCTTCATGACCATCCCGGGCGAGCTTCTGGAGGCGGCGCGGGTCGACGGGGCAGGGCCATGGCGGTTCTTCTTCGATTTCGTGCTGCCCCTGTCGAAGACCAATATCGCGGCGCTTTTCGTCATCCTCTTCATCTACGGATGGACGCAGTATCTCTGGCCGCTTCTGGTCACCAACAGCAACGATATGAACACGATCATCATCGCGCTCCGCAAGATGATCTCCTATGCCGACGCCGACACCCAATGGCACCTCGTCATGGTGACGACGATCTTCGCCATCCTGCCCCCGGTGGCCGTGGTCGTGCTGATGCAGCGCTGGTTCGTGAAGGGCCTTGTCGAGACGGAAAAGTAA
- the dnaE gene encoding Error-prone DNA polymerase: MSDDIIPPPLLYGDPVAATHFSFLCGTSHPAEMVRRAAALGQNGIGIADRNTVAGVVRAYVPVRDAARAYAKENAGAALPFKLLVGARLAFTDGTPDIVAYPADRDGWGRLCRLLTVGNRRGLKGECLLTRDDLIADTRNLLLILMPPRDISACADALPILAEATPGALWLGATRPQRGADRRRLLDLKRLAAAHDVPLIATSDALYATPEERPLQDVVTCIREGLKIASAGRILEANAERHLKEPEEMARLFRDAPEAITETQHLFARSDFCLSQLKYDYPEEPVPPGKTPQGHLEDLVWRRAELRYPDGTPEKVGSLLKQELAFIAEQDYARYFLTIHDIVRFADDQGILCQGRGSAANSVVCFILGITNVDPEDINVLFARFLSKEREEPPDIDVDFEHERREEVIQHIYERYGRERAGIAATVICYRPRSAIREVGKVFGLSEDVTAALASTVWGSHGEELPEGHVRQAGHQPLNPEIARAVHFANLLMGAPRHLSQHVGGFILTRGRLDETVPIGNAAMAERTFIEWDRDDIDVLGLMKVDVLALGMLTCIRKALVMLKDEKGIEKTLSSIEHNDEVYDMLCRGDSIGLFQVESRAQMSMLPRLKPRKFYDLVIQVAIVRPGPIQGNMVHPYLRRRANKEPVVFPSPGPGYPQDELRQVLGETYGVPLFQEQAMRLAIVAADFSADEANGLRRAMATFRHVGTIHTFKTKMVEGMVRRGYEREFAERCFAQIEGFGSYGFPESHAAAFAHLVYISAWIKCHHPDVFACALLNSQPMGFYAPAQIVRDAREHDVEVRAADINASHWDNTLEPCVGGKHALRLGLRQLDGFQEAWAETLANRRGMGFPDLETLARRTALPRRALEILADADACRSIGLDRREAAWAVRRLPDSVPLPLFAAADAAELAAEPDVHLPAMPIAEHVVTDYQTTRLSLKAHPVHFLRPLYRREGLLSCEEVRQSRNGLWARTAGIVLVRQRPGKGNVVFMTLEDETGIANIVVWANLFARFRGEVMGARIIEVAGQIQRSEDDVVHVIARRLTDRSRDLGYLREGEGLPDDGSARNAARTSGHPRNVRVLPRSRDFH; the protein is encoded by the coding sequence ATGTCGGACGACATCATTCCGCCCCCTCTTCTTTATGGCGATCCGGTCGCCGCCACGCATTTTTCCTTCCTGTGCGGCACCTCGCATCCGGCCGAGATGGTCCGGCGCGCCGCCGCACTCGGCCAGAACGGCATCGGCATTGCGGATCGCAACACCGTGGCCGGGGTCGTGCGCGCCTATGTGCCGGTGCGCGACGCCGCGCGCGCCTATGCCAAGGAGAATGCTGGCGCCGCCCTGCCCTTCAAGCTCCTGGTCGGCGCCCGGCTCGCCTTCACCGACGGCACGCCTGACATCGTCGCCTATCCCGCCGATCGCGACGGCTGGGGCCGCCTCTGCCGGTTGCTCACGGTCGGCAACCGGCGTGGCCTCAAGGGCGAATGCCTTCTCACCCGCGATGACCTCATCGCCGACACCCGCAACCTCCTCCTCATCCTGATGCCGCCGCGCGACATCAGCGCCTGCGCCGACGCCCTGCCCATTCTGGCAGAAGCCACCCCCGGAGCACTATGGCTCGGCGCCACTCGGCCCCAGCGCGGGGCGGACCGCCGACGCCTCCTCGATCTGAAGAGGCTGGCGGCCGCCCACGACGTGCCACTCATCGCCACCAGTGACGCGCTCTACGCAACGCCCGAGGAACGCCCCTTGCAGGATGTGGTCACCTGCATCCGCGAGGGGCTGAAGATCGCCAGCGCCGGGCGCATCCTGGAGGCCAATGCCGAGCGTCATCTGAAGGAACCGGAGGAAATGGCGCGCCTGTTCCGGGATGCCCCGGAGGCCATCACCGAGACCCAGCATCTGTTCGCCCGGTCGGATTTCTGCCTGTCGCAGCTCAAATATGATTATCCCGAGGAGCCGGTGCCGCCGGGCAAGACGCCCCAGGGCCATCTGGAGGATCTCGTCTGGCGGCGCGCGGAGCTGCGCTATCCCGATGGCACGCCGGAGAAGGTGGGAAGCCTCCTCAAACAGGAGCTCGCCTTCATCGCCGAGCAAGACTATGCGCGCTATTTCCTGACCATCCACGACATCGTGCGCTTCGCCGACGACCAGGGCATCCTCTGCCAGGGGCGCGGCTCGGCCGCCAATTCGGTGGTCTGCTTCATCCTCGGCATCACCAATGTCGATCCTGAAGATATCAATGTGCTCTTCGCGCGCTTTCTCTCGAAGGAGCGTGAGGAGCCGCCTGACATCGACGTCGATTTCGAGCATGAGCGGCGCGAGGAGGTGATCCAGCACATCTACGAGCGTTACGGCCGCGAGCGCGCCGGCATTGCCGCGACCGTCATCTGCTATCGCCCGCGCAGCGCCATCCGCGAGGTCGGCAAGGTCTTCGGCCTCAGCGAGGACGTGACGGCCGCGCTCGCCTCGACGGTCTGGGGCAGCCATGGCGAGGAGCTGCCGGAAGGCCATGTGCGCCAGGCCGGGCATCAGCCCCTCAATCCGGAGATCGCGCGGGCCGTCCATTTCGCCAATCTCCTCATGGGCGCGCCGCGCCACCTCTCCCAGCATGTGGGCGGCTTCATCCTCACGCGCGGCCGGCTCGACGAGACCGTGCCCATCGGCAATGCGGCCATGGCGGAGCGCACCTTCATCGAATGGGACCGCGACGACATCGACGTGCTCGGCCTGATGAAGGTCGACGTGCTGGCGCTCGGCATGCTCACCTGCATCCGCAAGGCGCTGGTGATGCTGAAGGATGAGAAGGGCATCGAAAAAACGCTGTCCTCGATCGAACACAACGACGAAGTCTACGACATGCTGTGCCGGGGCGATTCCATCGGCCTCTTCCAGGTGGAGAGCCGCGCCCAGATGAGCATGCTGCCGCGCCTGAAGCCGCGGAAATTCTATGATCTCGTCATTCAGGTGGCGATCGTCAGGCCCGGCCCCATCCAGGGCAACATGGTCCATCCCTATCTGCGTCGCCGCGCCAATAAGGAACCTGTTGTCTTCCCCTCGCCGGGACCGGGCTATCCGCAGGATGAGCTGCGGCAGGTGCTCGGCGAAACCTATGGTGTTCCGCTCTTCCAGGAACAGGCGATGCGGCTTGCCATCGTCGCGGCGGACTTTTCCGCGGACGAGGCCAATGGGCTGCGCCGCGCCATGGCCACCTTCCGCCATGTCGGCACCATCCACACTTTCAAGACCAAGATGGTCGAGGGCATGGTGCGGCGCGGCTATGAGCGCGAATTCGCCGAACGGTGCTTCGCGCAGATCGAGGGCTTCGGCAGCTACGGCTTTCCGGAAAGCCATGCCGCCGCCTTCGCCCATCTCGTCTATATCTCGGCCTGGATCAAATGCCATCATCCGGACGTCTTCGCCTGCGCGCTTCTCAATTCCCAGCCCATGGGCTTCTATGCCCCGGCGCAGATCGTGCGGGACGCGCGCGAGCATGATGTCGAGGTGCGTGCCGCCGATATCAACGCGAGCCACTGGGACAACACTCTGGAGCCCTGCGTGGGGGGAAAACACGCCTTGCGCCTCGGCCTGCGCCAGCTCGACGGCTTCCAGGAGGCCTGGGCGGAGACGCTCGCCAACCGGCGCGGCATGGGTTTTCCCGATCTCGAGACGCTCGCCCGGCGCACCGCCCTGCCCCGCCGCGCCCTGGAAATCCTGGCCGATGCCGATGCCTGCCGCTCGATAGGCCTCGACCGGCGCGAGGCGGCCTGGGCCGTGCGCCGCCTGCCCGACAGTGTGCCTCTGCCGCTGTTCGCCGCCGCGGATGCCGCCGAACTGGCGGCCGAGCCGGATGTGCATCTGCCGGCCATGCCGATCGCCGAACATGTCGTCACCGACTATCAGACGACCCGGCTGTCCCTGAAGGCCCATCCCGTCCATTTCCTGCGCCCGCTCTATCGGCGCGAGGGCCTTCTCTCCTGCGAGGAGGTGAGGCAGAGCCGCAACGGCCTCTGGGCGCGCACGGCCGGGATCGTGCTGGTGCGCCAGCGACCCGGCAAGGGCAATGTGGTGTTCATGACCCTCGAGGACGAAACCGGCATCGCCAATATCGTGGTCTGGGCCAATCTCTTCGCCCGTTTTCGCGGCGAGGTCATGGGCGCGCGTATCATCGAGGTCGCCGGGCAGATCCAGCGCAGCGAAGACGATGTCGTCCATGTCATCGCCCGGCGCCTCACCGACCGCAGCCGCGACCTCGGTTATCTCCGCGAGGGAGAAGGCCTTCCGGACGATGGCTCCGCCCGGAATGCGGCACGCACGAGCGGCCACCCGCGCAATGTGCGGGTCCTGCCCCGCTCACGCGACTTCCATTGA